The proteins below come from a single Fibrobacter sp. genomic window:
- a CDS encoding putative sulfate exporter family transporter, which translates to CTRALWILPLALVTMFIFRKKNDAGKGKLDVIPWFIFLFAIAMVINTYLFPAIGVPATVGTTIVTIAKRGFAITLFLIGTGLSKEALKKCGAKPFIQGVILWFIIGAGSLLVIKGF; encoded by the coding sequence TGCACCCGCGCCCTCTGGATTCTTCCGTTAGCCCTCGTGACCATGTTCATTTTCCGCAAGAAGAACGACGCAGGAAAGGGCAAGCTGGATGTGATTCCCTGGTTCATTTTCCTTTTCGCCATCGCCATGGTCATCAACACCTATCTGTTCCCGGCCATCGGCGTTCCCGCAACCGTCGGCACAACCATCGTTACCATTGCAAAGCGCGGCTTCGCCATTACCTTGTTCCTTATCGGCACAGGCCTTTCCAAGGAAGCCTTGAAGAAATGCGGCGCCAAGCCATTTATCCAAGGCGTTATCCTGTGGTTCATCATCGGAGCCGGCAGTCTGCTTGTAATCAAGGGGTTCTAA
- the ung gene encoding uracil-DNA glycosylase — protein sequence MAVRLEESWLNLLNDQFEQPYFKQIKETLVKEKAAGQVIYPPGSKIFAALDNCPVDKVKAVIIGQDPYHNPGQAHGLCFSVPIGIQPPPSLINIFQELHDDLGINPPPHGNLESWAHQGILLLNASLTVRAHQAASHAGIGWQQFTDTIIQRLSQTRENLVFLLWGSFAIKKQELVAKGRGHLILTAPHPSPLSAYRGFFGCKHFSKANAYLQSKGLEPIDWKVE from the coding sequence ATGGCTGTAAGACTTGAAGAATCCTGGCTGAACCTTTTGAACGATCAGTTCGAACAGCCTTATTTCAAACAAATTAAAGAAACCCTGGTCAAGGAAAAGGCTGCAGGCCAGGTCATCTATCCCCCTGGTTCCAAGATTTTTGCGGCACTGGACAACTGCCCCGTAGACAAGGTGAAGGCTGTCATTATCGGGCAGGACCCCTACCACAATCCGGGTCAGGCTCACGGGCTTTGCTTTTCTGTACCCATTGGAATACAGCCGCCGCCATCCCTTATCAATATCTTCCAGGAACTTCACGACGACCTGGGCATTAATCCACCGCCCCACGGCAACCTAGAATCTTGGGCCCACCAGGGAATCTTATTGCTAAACGCATCCCTGACGGTTCGCGCCCACCAGGCCGCAAGCCATGCAGGAATCGGCTGGCAGCAGTTTACCGACACCATCATCCAGCGTCTTTCACAGACCCGGGAAAACCTGGTGTTCCTTTTGTGGGGCAGCTTTGCCATCAAGAAGCAGGAACTGGTAGCAAAGGGGCGGGGCCACCTGATTCTTACGGCTCCTCACCCTAGCCCTCTTTCGGCCTACCGCGGTTTCTTTGGCTGCAAGCACTTTAGCAAGGCCAACGCCTACCTCCAGAGCAAAGGGCTGGAACCTATTGACTGGAAAGTGGAGTAA
- a CDS encoding TlpA family protein disulfide reductase has product MVSKVTRILCTIASAAVLAFADPSAEMPLPSAISDSLPWFAVREIKAPNAPFTRSHLAKAVEKKNRVALVYFATWCIPCRVGVKKLAEHQADLSQNGIQVVLVNLGEKDEKSILSWIEQTGASNFTAIGDPFKRLTEGFGMTSEGSNISLPRTLVLDKNLKPLFMLGQEGSDWPQILWEKN; this is encoded by the coding sequence ATGGTCTCTAAAGTAACAAGGATTCTTTGCACAATCGCATCCGCAGCCGTATTGGCATTTGCAGACCCCTCTGCAGAAATGCCCCTGCCATCCGCTATTTCAGATTCCCTTCCCTGGTTTGCTGTCCGAGAAATCAAGGCTCCCAATGCCCCCTTTACCCGAAGCCACCTAGCCAAGGCCGTAGAAAAGAAAAATCGAGTTGCCCTAGTTTATTTTGCAACCTGGTGCATTCCTTGCCGAGTAGGAGTCAAGAAACTTGCGGAACACCAAGCTGATTTAAGCCAAAATGGAATCCAGGTCGTCCTTGTCAATCTTGGGGAAAAAGACGAAAAGTCAATTCTATCCTGGATTGAACAGACTGGGGCTTCAAACTTTACAGCCATCGGCGACCCGTTCAAGAGACTTACCGAAGGCTTTGGCATGACTTCGGAAGGCAGCAATATAAGCCTCCCCCGCACTCTTGTGCTAGACAAGAATCTAAAGCCTTTGTTTATGCTTGGCCAGGAAGGCTCTGACTGGCCGCAGATTCTTTGGGAAAAGAACTAG
- a CDS encoding CAP domain-containing protein — MKLKFFQMFSVTAAVAATLMFSACGDDSSSGTSDEATSWRDYCLEVINKYRATEDLKPLTLAPEAKQTCVDEQAAADLASGKAHGHFGDCGEFAQNSGPNVDLKWRDTEEKIVDTYLEMMWSEKELVESGKRDPAKKEDYSYIGHYLNMSSTKYTTVACGIAKNSDGTKGWFNVNFH, encoded by the coding sequence ATGAAGTTGAAATTTTTCCAGATGTTTTCTGTAACCGCAGCCGTTGCGGCAACCCTTATGTTCAGCGCCTGCGGAGACGATTCCTCCAGCGGAACTTCTGATGAAGCAACAAGCTGGCGAGACTACTGCCTGGAAGTCATCAACAAGTACCGTGCTACCGAAGACCTGAAGCCACTTACTCTAGCGCCCGAAGCCAAGCAAACCTGCGTTGATGAGCAGGCGGCGGCAGACCTTGCCTCAGGCAAGGCCCACGGACACTTTGGCGACTGCGGTGAATTCGCCCAAAACTCTGGCCCCAACGTCGATTTGAAATGGCGAGATACCGAAGAAAAGATTGTCGATACCTATCTGGAAATGATGTGGAGCGAAAAGGAATTAGTGGAAAGCGGCAAGCGCGACCCAGCCAAGAAGGAAGACTACTCCTACATTGGTCACTACCTGAACATGAGCAGTACCAAGTACACCACGGTCGCCTGCGGCATTGCCAAGAATTCCGACGGAACCAAGGGCTGGTTCAACGTCAATTTCCACTAG
- a CDS encoding arabinogalactan endo-1,4-beta-galactosidase, translating into MGKLKGIFGIATMALLGCGNDSSTGSSEFSNDALSSNGLIADSSPSILDDLSSSSEPFDSSFFEGIIPIGSSSSELSQLSSSSDDFPSSFSSGVELPPLSSSSMEPLPFSSSFDVIPGHDRGSSGMEPPPPFSSFEEPPRSSSSEVLPPPPSSDSKPVLFSPYIVGADISRFQEYESYGTKIYDVDGTEKDIFALLRDHGFNAIRLKTFLSPKAAYGYAAAGCGQDSEAFGDKDHVVAYAQKVKKAGFTFLLDIHYSDVWADPDTQIIPERWRGVQNSDAMADSVYNYTYDLMAALKQVNALPDMVQVGNEITNGMLRDLPTSNTNCWGDNVQLAPNSVNGVMNKQQNPNGIANTAKYLAAGSRAVKAFETSSHKIKTVFHIESPQNATTVNWWMNSIIKTEKVSPDVMAFSAYTAYQHGTPDTWKTLMSNLASSYPNLEFLIAEYNGGTGKNFYGFDGSRARTHQIMEQVPRGLGAFFWEPASYGEWGSALLDWDGNTLKANPKAFDEYKVLF; encoded by the coding sequence ATGGGTAAACTAAAGGGAATTTTTGGGATTGCAACCATGGCCTTGCTTGGTTGCGGAAATGATTCATCTACGGGTTCTTCGGAATTTTCGAATGATGCTTTGTCTTCTAATGGACTGATTGCAGATTCTTCGCCCAGCATTTTGGACGATCTTTCTTCTTCTAGCGAGCCTTTCGATAGTTCCTTTTTCGAAGGAATTATTCCTATAGGTTCCAGTAGTAGCGAATTGTCGCAACTTTCAAGTTCCAGTGATGATTTTCCGTCTTCATTCAGTTCCGGTGTAGAGCTTCCGCCTCTCAGTTCCTCTTCCATGGAACCTCTTCCGTTTAGTTCTTCGTTCGATGTCATCCCTGGCCACGATCGTGGATCTAGCGGTATGGAACCGCCTCCGCCATTCAGTTCATTCGAGGAACCGCCTCGATCTAGTTCATCCGAGGTGCTGCCTCCGCCACCTTCGTCCGACTCGAAGCCGGTTCTTTTCAGTCCTTACATTGTTGGTGCCGACATTTCCCGTTTTCAGGAGTACGAATCCTATGGCACTAAAATTTACGATGTAGACGGAACAGAAAAGGATATCTTCGCTTTGCTTCGTGACCATGGCTTTAACGCCATCCGCTTAAAGACGTTTCTCAGTCCCAAGGCGGCCTACGGTTATGCCGCTGCGGGCTGCGGTCAGGATAGTGAAGCCTTTGGCGACAAGGATCATGTGGTTGCCTATGCCCAGAAGGTGAAAAAGGCGGGCTTTACCTTCCTGCTGGATATTCATTATAGCGATGTCTGGGCAGATCCGGACACGCAGATTATTCCCGAACGCTGGCGCGGCGTCCAAAACTCCGATGCCATGGCGGATTCCGTCTATAATTACACTTACGATCTGATGGCTGCCCTCAAGCAGGTGAACGCCTTGCCGGACATGGTTCAGGTGGGTAATGAAATTACCAACGGCATGCTTCGAGACTTGCCTACCAGCAACACCAACTGCTGGGGCGATAACGTGCAGTTGGCTCCAAACAGCGTGAACGGTGTCATGAATAAGCAGCAGAACCCCAATGGTATTGCAAACACTGCAAAGTATCTGGCGGCAGGTTCCCGGGCGGTAAAGGCTTTCGAGACTTCTTCCCACAAGATCAAGACCGTATTCCACATCGAAAGCCCCCAGAACGCCACTACGGTGAACTGGTGGATGAACTCCATTATCAAGACGGAAAAAGTTTCTCCCGACGTGATGGCTTTCTCCGCCTACACCGCCTACCAGCATGGAACGCCCGACACCTGGAAAACGTTGATGAGTAATCTTGCCAGCAGTTATCCGAATCTGGAATTCCTCATTGCAGAATACAACGGCGGAACCGGCAAGAATTTCTACGGCTTTGATGGCTCCCGCGCAAGGACCCATCAGATCATGGAACAGGTCCCCCGAGGCCTTGGAGCCTTCTTCTGGGAACCGGCCAGCTATGGCGAGTGGGGAAGCGCCCTCCTGGATTGGGACGGCAATACCCTGAAGGCAAACCCCAAGGCGTTCGACGAATACAAGGTGTTGTTTTAA
- a CDS encoding DUF4321 domain-containing protein has translation MNSKNTFARLVLFVILGLVIGGVLGECLGVLFGQLGELMNAGGYNNIVHNFFVSSFNLNLGFPNRPEPVIVDLYLIKLAIGCSIKVNVVSVIGMIVGIYIMKWSGGGR, from the coding sequence ATGAATAGTAAGAACACTTTTGCACGTCTCGTGCTCTTCGTTATACTCGGCCTTGTTATCGGCGGAGTCCTGGGCGAATGCCTTGGGGTTCTGTTCGGTCAGCTGGGTGAATTGATGAACGCAGGTGGATACAACAACATCGTCCACAATTTCTTTGTTTCGTCATTCAATCTCAACCTGGGTTTCCCCAACAGGCCTGAACCTGTCATCGTGGACCTTTACTTGATCAAGCTCGCAATCGGTTGCAGCATCAAGGTCAACGTGGTCAGTGTTATCGGTATGATTGTGGGCATCTACATTATGAAATGGTCCGGAGGAGGACGATAA
- a CDS encoding S1-like domain-containing RNA-binding protein yields MDLGRYNRARVEEITPQGYYLELESGDRVLLPGNKDKFTLEEGEILDVFVYTDSEDRPIATLEHPYAQVGEFAVLDVKDVNRVGAFLNWGLNKDLFLPYKQQLGELQRGDRCVVFILVDDKSNRIVATEKIKSFLDLDTSELHVGQRVQLAAYEVTKDHVDFLVDYRYTGRLMLTPGMERIYIGDTMPGFIQRFTADGKITLSINPIGYKGLMKSDSANVLMQKLQEAGGSLPYGDHTDPEVIRQEFNMSKKNFKKLLGTLFREGKIYISDDGISLV; encoded by the coding sequence ATGGATCTCGGAAGATACAATCGAGCTCGCGTCGAAGAAATTACACCCCAGGGCTACTATCTGGAACTAGAAAGCGGAGACAGAGTTCTTCTCCCCGGCAATAAGGACAAGTTCACCTTGGAAGAAGGCGAAATCCTGGATGTTTTCGTCTACACCGACAGTGAAGACCGCCCTATCGCCACTTTGGAACACCCCTACGCACAAGTCGGCGAATTCGCCGTGCTGGACGTGAAAGACGTGAACCGCGTAGGAGCCTTCTTGAATTGGGGCCTGAACAAGGACCTGTTCCTCCCCTACAAACAGCAGCTGGGTGAACTACAGCGCGGCGACCGCTGCGTTGTATTCATTCTTGTAGACGACAAGAGCAACCGCATTGTAGCTACCGAAAAGATCAAGAGCTTTTTGGACTTGGACACCAGTGAACTTCACGTTGGCCAGCGCGTACAGCTTGCCGCCTACGAAGTGACCAAGGACCACGTGGACTTCCTGGTGGATTACCGCTACACCGGCCGCCTCATGCTCACCCCCGGCATGGAACGCATTTACATCGGCGACACCATGCCCGGCTTCATCCAGCGCTTTACCGCAGATGGCAAGATTACCTTGAGTATCAACCCCATCGGCTACAAGGGCCTTATGAAAAGCGACAGCGCCAACGTCCTGATGCAAAAGTTGCAGGAAGCAGGCGGAAGCCTCCCCTACGGCGACCACACCGATCCCGAAGTCATCCGTCAGGAATTCAACATGTCCAAGAAGAATTTCAAGAAGCTTCTTGGCACCCTGTTCCGCGAAGGGAAGATTTACATCAGCGACGACGGAATTAGCCTGGTATAG